A stretch of the Bordetella genomosp. 8 genome encodes the following:
- a CDS encoding nucleotidyltransferase domain-containing protein yields MAATRPHPGCGIADALFPGTKQRVLGWLYGHPGRSFYAAELIGLVNSGSGAVQRELATLLQSGLITMKPVGNQKHYQANPDCPIFAELCAIVEKTIAVAEPLRAALEPLRQKVVAAFVYGSVAKRTDHSGSDIDLMLISDHITYSDVFAILEEAGIRLGRPVNPTILTREEFKKRSVARESFLTRVLDQPKIWILGGQDDLPI; encoded by the coding sequence ATGGCGGCGACCAGGCCCCACCCCGGCTGTGGCATCGCAGACGCCCTTTTTCCTGGCACCAAACAGCGGGTGCTAGGGTGGCTATACGGGCACCCGGGGCGCAGCTTTTACGCCGCGGAGCTGATTGGGCTCGTTAATAGTGGATCGGGAGCGGTGCAGCGCGAGTTGGCCACGCTGCTGCAGAGCGGCCTCATCACCATGAAGCCCGTCGGCAACCAGAAGCACTATCAAGCTAACCCCGACTGCCCCATCTTTGCGGAGCTATGCGCGATCGTCGAGAAGACGATCGCCGTGGCAGAACCGTTGCGTGCTGCGCTTGAGCCTCTCAGGCAAAAAGTTGTAGCGGCGTTCGTGTATGGCTCCGTTGCCAAGAGAACAGATCATTCCGGTAGCGACATCGATCTCATGTTGATCAGCGACCATATCACTTACAGCGATGTGTTCGCGATCCTGGAAGAGGCTGGGATCAGGCTCGGCCGACCAGTGAATCCGACCATCTTGACCCGTGAGGAATTCAAGAAACGCTCCGTTGCGCGAGAGTCTTTTCTGACGCGGGTGCTGGATCAACCCAAGATCTGGATATTAGGAGGCCAAGATGACCTCCCCATTTGA
- a CDS encoding hydantoinase B/oxoprolinase family protein, whose amino-acid sequence MNMQQSVPVAGTGSPARLDPITVEILGNAFASIADEMGEALVRTSYSTNIKERRDCSTALFDAQGQVLCQAEHIPMHLGSFLAMLPHILARYSPETLNPGDVFIGNDAYEGGGTHLPDIVLAEPIFFDGRVVAWAMNTAHHADFIDRGNAHIYQEGLRIPPVRLYRAGELQREVQALILLNCQVPEERLSDLRAQRAANQLGVQRIQSLCARYGADTIVAAGQALQDYAEKKMRAGIARIPDGTYRYTDRFDPFGQDLDLEMSVEIVVEGDAMRLHFDSPPQVRASINVVYTALLAAVYFAVKSLVDPEVLPNSGLARPLAVTAEEGTVLNCKHPAAVNSRINACQRVVDLVYGALAPAIPDRVTAAGNGSCVSAVFSGIRDDGSTWAYLETIGGGMGARQHLDGLDGVHVHMTNTSNLPAESLEQEYPLTLLRYELVDDSGGPGRHRGGMGLRRVYRAERDCRMMVNGSRHKYSPWGLDGGGPGGKGELRFGAGTKPFQGNIGVLKAGDIVEVITPGAGGYGDPRERPRDLVREDLRAGNIDVTTARQVYAYDES is encoded by the coding sequence ATGAACATGCAGCAATCCGTCCCGGTGGCGGGCACGGGATCGCCCGCCAGGCTGGACCCGATCACCGTGGAGATCCTGGGCAATGCGTTTGCGTCCATCGCCGACGAAATGGGCGAGGCCCTGGTGCGAACCAGTTACTCGACAAACATCAAGGAGCGCCGGGATTGCTCGACAGCGCTGTTCGATGCGCAGGGGCAGGTGCTGTGCCAGGCCGAGCATATTCCTATGCACCTGGGCAGCTTCCTGGCGATGCTGCCTCACATCCTGGCGCGCTACAGCCCCGAGACGCTGAATCCGGGCGATGTCTTCATCGGCAACGATGCCTACGAAGGCGGTGGCACCCACCTGCCCGACATCGTGTTGGCCGAACCCATCTTCTTCGATGGCCGCGTGGTCGCCTGGGCCATGAATACCGCTCACCACGCGGACTTCATCGACCGCGGCAACGCCCACATCTACCAGGAAGGCCTGCGTATCCCGCCGGTGCGGCTGTATCGGGCCGGAGAACTGCAACGCGAAGTGCAGGCGCTGATCCTGCTGAATTGCCAGGTGCCGGAAGAGCGCCTGTCCGACCTGCGCGCACAGCGCGCGGCGAACCAGCTGGGCGTGCAGCGCATCCAATCGCTGTGCGCGCGCTACGGCGCCGACACCATCGTGGCGGCCGGGCAGGCCCTGCAGGATTATGCGGAAAAGAAAATGCGGGCCGGCATCGCCCGGATTCCGGACGGCACCTATCGCTATACGGACCGCTTCGATCCCTTTGGCCAGGATCTGGACCTGGAGATGTCGGTGGAGATCGTCGTCGAAGGCGACGCGATGCGCCTGCATTTCGATAGCCCGCCGCAGGTGCGCGCGTCGATCAACGTGGTCTACACGGCCTTGCTGGCCGCCGTGTACTTCGCCGTCAAGAGCCTGGTGGATCCGGAGGTATTGCCCAACAGCGGCCTGGCGCGGCCGCTGGCGGTGACGGCCGAGGAAGGCACGGTGTTGAACTGCAAGCATCCCGCTGCGGTCAACAGCCGCATCAACGCCTGCCAGCGCGTGGTGGACCTGGTCTACGGCGCCCTGGCCCCCGCCATCCCGGATCGCGTCACCGCTGCGGGCAATGGGTCGTGCGTGTCCGCGGTGTTCTCAGGGATCCGGGACGACGGCAGTACCTGGGCCTACCTTGAAACCATAGGCGGCGGCATGGGAGCGCGCCAGCATCTGGACGGCCTGGACGGTGTACACGTCCATATGACCAATACATCCAACCTGCCGGCGGAATCCCTGGAACAGGAGTATCCGCTGACCTTGCTGCGTTACGAGCTGGTCGACGACTCCGGCGGCCCTGGACGGCATCGCGGCGGCATGGGCCTGCGCCGCGTCTACCGTGCCGAACGTGACTGCCGCATGATGGTGAACGGCTCCCGGCACAAGTATTCGCCCTGGGGCCTGGACGGCGGAGGCCCCGGCGGGAAGGGCGAACTGCGCTTCGGCGCGGGTACGAAGCCGTTCCAGGGCAACATTGGGGTGCTGAAAGCCGGCGACATCGTGGAGGTGATTACCCCGGGCGCGGGAGGCTACGGCGATCCGCGCGAACGTCCGCGGGACCTGGTGCGGGAAGACTTGCGCGCCGGGAACATTGACGTCACAACGGCGCGTCAGGTCTACGCATATGACGAAAGCTAG
- a CDS encoding hydantoinase/oxoprolinase family protein, giving the protein MAWRLGVDSGGTFTDVCLFNDRTGASHVWKLSSTPEDPSIGIADGIAQALERAGADPGEVGFLGHGTTVATNALIQLRGVPTGLITTDGFRDLLEIGRQKRPHLYDTQAMKPTVLVPRVLRKGVVERLRHDGSVDLALDEDGLRAAARDLAKEGVQSVAVCFLYSYRNPAHERRALELLQEELPGVFVCASSDVAPEFREFERMSTVVVNAYLGPVMQRYIRRLYDRIKSLGIGVEPKLTQSNGGIISFDTAASLPVRTILSGPTTGVVAAQAISRKAGFPNVITFDVGGTSSDVALLTDGQCAQANQADAGGYPIKAPMLDIHAVGAGGGSIAYVDSGGLLKVGPRSAGADPGPACYGKGNDEPTVTDANIVLGTLNTTTLLGGRLTVRKDLAEAAIQRLADRLGLSLMEAAHGIIAVATANMAKAIRVISVQRGHDPRGYALFAFGGAGPLHAARLARELDMQRIIVPKTPGILCAMGLLLTDLRTDFMQTQFQELRPEAVPVIRDTFGKLAGEASAWFGGERVLAGARVVEMTVDMRYAGQNYELPVTVPQADDDATLLRGLVDGFEQAHQRQYGFVVPDGKIELVTCRLAAIGKTPKIALPDIEPTGDGVAGAVIGQRDVWFSEKKSWMTCPVYTRQSLRSGHAFQGPAIVEQMDATTLVLPDMRATVDTQENIILEFQ; this is encoded by the coding sequence ATGGCTTGGCGACTAGGCGTCGATTCCGGCGGCACGTTCACGGACGTGTGTTTATTCAATGACAGGACGGGCGCGAGCCATGTCTGGAAGCTTTCCTCCACGCCCGAGGATCCCTCGATAGGCATCGCCGACGGGATTGCGCAGGCGCTGGAACGAGCCGGCGCCGACCCGGGCGAAGTAGGCTTCCTGGGCCATGGCACCACCGTCGCGACCAATGCGCTGATACAGCTGCGCGGTGTGCCCACGGGACTTATCACCACGGATGGCTTCCGCGACCTGCTGGAAATCGGCCGGCAGAAGCGGCCGCATCTATACGACACCCAGGCGATGAAGCCGACCGTACTCGTGCCCCGCGTGTTGCGCAAGGGCGTGGTCGAACGCCTGCGCCACGATGGTTCAGTGGACCTGGCGCTGGACGAGGATGGACTGCGCGCGGCCGCGCGAGACCTGGCGAAAGAAGGCGTGCAGTCGGTGGCCGTGTGCTTTCTCTACAGCTACCGCAATCCGGCGCACGAGCGCCGCGCGCTGGAACTCCTGCAGGAAGAATTGCCTGGCGTCTTCGTTTGCGCATCCAGCGACGTGGCTCCGGAGTTCCGCGAGTTCGAGCGCATGTCGACCGTGGTGGTCAATGCGTATCTCGGCCCGGTCATGCAGCGCTATATCCGGCGCCTGTACGACCGTATCAAGAGCCTGGGCATCGGGGTCGAGCCCAAGTTGACCCAGTCCAACGGCGGGATCATCAGCTTCGATACGGCGGCGAGCCTGCCCGTGCGCACCATCCTGTCCGGCCCGACCACCGGGGTGGTGGCCGCGCAGGCCATTTCGCGCAAGGCCGGCTTTCCCAACGTCATTACCTTCGACGTGGGTGGCACCAGCAGCGACGTGGCGCTGCTGACCGACGGCCAATGCGCGCAAGCCAACCAGGCGGATGCCGGCGGCTATCCGATCAAGGCGCCGATGCTGGACATCCACGCGGTCGGCGCGGGCGGCGGTTCGATCGCCTACGTCGATAGCGGCGGCCTGCTCAAGGTCGGGCCGCGCAGCGCGGGGGCGGATCCCGGTCCCGCCTGCTATGGCAAGGGCAATGACGAGCCGACGGTCACGGACGCGAATATCGTGCTGGGTACGCTGAACACGACCACCCTGCTTGGCGGGCGTCTGACCGTTCGTAAGGATCTTGCCGAAGCCGCCATTCAGCGCCTGGCGGACAGGCTGGGACTGAGCCTGATGGAAGCCGCGCACGGAATCATCGCGGTGGCCACGGCCAACATGGCCAAGGCCATACGCGTGATCAGCGTGCAAAGAGGCCACGACCCACGCGGGTATGCGCTGTTCGCCTTCGGCGGCGCAGGGCCCCTGCACGCGGCCAGGCTGGCGCGCGAGCTGGACATGCAGCGGATCATCGTTCCCAAGACGCCCGGCATCCTATGCGCGATGGGCCTGCTGTTGACGGATCTGCGCACCGATTTCATGCAGACGCAGTTCCAGGAACTGCGTCCGGAAGCCGTGCCGGTCATACGCGACACTTTCGGCAAGCTGGCCGGTGAAGCATCCGCCTGGTTCGGGGGCGAGCGCGTGCTGGCTGGCGCTCGGGTCGTCGAAATGACCGTGGACATGCGCTATGCGGGCCAGAACTATGAATTGCCGGTGACCGTGCCGCAAGCGGACGACGACGCGACATTGCTGCGCGGCCTGGTCGACGGCTTCGAGCAGGCCCACCAACGCCAGTACGGCTTCGTGGTGCCAGACGGAAAGATAGAGTTGGTCACCTGCCGGCTGGCCGCGATAGGGAAGACGCCGAAGATCGCCTTGCCGGACATCGAGCCTACCGGGGATGGCGTCGCAGGCGCGGTGATCGGCCAGCGCGACGTCTGGTTCTCGGAGAAAAAGTCGTGGATGACGTGTCCGGTGTATACGCGGCAGTCCCTGCGGTCCGGCCATGCATTCCAGGGGCCGGCGATCGTCGAGCAGATGGACGCCACGACGCTGGTGTTGCCGGACATGCGCGCCACTGTCGACACGCAAGAAAACATCATCCTGGAGTTTCAATGA
- a CDS encoding Bug family tripartite tricarboxylate transporter substrate binding protein has product MIRRFVGLVGWLLAAMLVCRVGVASAAYPDKPITLLVPFTSGGTSDIMARMLAEHLGKVWGQSVIVQNKPGAGGVIAMTQAMRSEPDGYTLVLTSSGNTSITPYLYKKPPFDSDRDFVNIIVIGEVPFVLVVDQKSSIKTLADYLAAAKARPRSLALGSSGIGSHQYMAAQQFVAAADIELNLIPYKGTPQQQTDLLGGSLDSMMDNVITEIPMIRMNKVRPLAISSAKRIRQLPDVPTFEESGVSFQSLPWYGVAAPKATPADVVRKIQGEIAAFLNDPGTRAKLEDMGLVPVVSSTEEATQRVRSDNREFKNVIDRLGLELQ; this is encoded by the coding sequence ATGATCAGGCGTTTCGTGGGTCTCGTGGGTTGGCTGCTTGCCGCCATGCTGGTTTGCCGCGTCGGCGTGGCATCGGCGGCTTATCCGGATAAGCCGATAACACTGCTCGTGCCTTTCACATCGGGTGGAACATCCGACATCATGGCGCGCATGCTGGCCGAGCACCTGGGCAAGGTGTGGGGCCAGTCGGTGATCGTGCAGAACAAGCCGGGGGCGGGCGGCGTCATCGCGATGACGCAGGCGATGCGGTCGGAGCCGGACGGCTACACGCTGGTCCTGACGTCGTCGGGCAATACCTCGATCACGCCGTATCTGTACAAGAAGCCGCCGTTCGACAGCGACCGTGATTTCGTCAATATCATCGTGATCGGCGAAGTGCCCTTCGTCCTGGTGGTGGACCAGAAGTCCTCCATCAAGACGCTGGCGGATTACCTGGCCGCGGCCAAGGCCAGGCCCCGCTCGCTGGCCTTGGGTTCTTCGGGCATAGGCTCGCATCAATACATGGCCGCCCAGCAGTTCGTCGCGGCTGCCGACATCGAGCTGAACCTGATTCCGTATAAGGGCACGCCGCAGCAGCAGACCGACCTGCTGGGCGGCTCCCTCGATTCGATGATGGACAACGTCATTACCGAAATCCCGATGATCCGCATGAACAAGGTGCGGCCGCTGGCGATTTCCAGCGCGAAGCGCATCCGCCAGTTGCCGGACGTGCCGACATTCGAAGAATCGGGGGTGTCGTTCCAGAGCCTGCCCTGGTACGGCGTCGCGGCGCCCAAGGCGACGCCGGCGGACGTGGTCCGGAAGATCCAGGGTGAAATCGCGGCCTTCCTTAACGACCCCGGCACGCGCGCGAAGCTGGAGGACATGGGTCTGGTCCCGGTGGTATCCAGCACGGAAGAAGCCACCCAGCGCGTGCGGTCCGACAACAGGGAATTCAAGAACGTCATCGACCGATTGGGCTTGGAATTGCAGTAG
- a CDS encoding LysR family transcriptional regulator — MTSIRLRYIEVFLALMQTGSAQGAANLLCTTQPSISKTLGALERQLGFQLFVRTAGSRLKPTADAYALMVEGNRVNEELRSFLQVAAELQAGQAAHLNVQSTAAIATYLLPRVVARYKQAWRESRLSLTVSGADAIVSSVRNQHTDIGIVITGPEEEFPLVRTVWSAPMVCIFPKGHALAARAEITPEDLAGQPLIAYRSSLGLGKMVENAFTSAGVPLPAEIRVNNTGVTCRIVEEGYGVAVVDRLSLAANNYSNIECRPFLPECLMRVGLVLSERVPLSMQGQRFVETLEQCLKEL, encoded by the coding sequence ATGACTTCAATCCGCCTTCGATACATCGAGGTCTTCCTGGCCTTGATGCAGACCGGCTCCGCGCAGGGTGCCGCCAACCTGTTGTGCACGACGCAACCCAGCATCAGCAAGACGCTGGGTGCGCTGGAACGGCAATTGGGATTCCAGCTGTTCGTCCGCACCGCCGGAAGCCGGCTCAAGCCTACCGCCGACGCCTACGCATTGATGGTGGAAGGCAATCGCGTCAACGAAGAACTGCGATCCTTCCTGCAGGTCGCCGCCGAGCTGCAGGCGGGACAGGCGGCGCACCTGAACGTGCAGTCGACCGCGGCGATAGCGACCTACCTTCTGCCGCGCGTCGTGGCGCGCTACAAGCAGGCATGGCGCGAATCCAGGCTTAGCCTGACGGTGTCAGGCGCGGACGCCATCGTCAGCAGCGTGCGCAACCAGCACACGGATATCGGCATCGTCATCACGGGCCCGGAAGAAGAATTCCCCCTGGTACGCACCGTATGGTCGGCACCCATGGTGTGCATCTTTCCCAAGGGACATGCGCTGGCTGCCAGGGCTGAAATCACTCCGGAAGACCTGGCGGGACAGCCGCTGATCGCATACCGGTCCAGCCTGGGCTTGGGAAAAATGGTGGAAAACGCGTTCACCAGCGCGGGCGTGCCCTTGCCCGCGGAAATCCGCGTGAACAATACTGGCGTGACCTGTCGCATCGTCGAGGAAGGATACGGCGTGGCGGTGGTCGATCGCCTTTCGCTGGCCGCGAACAACTATTCCAATATCGAATGCCGACCCTTCCTGCCGGAGTGCCTGATGCGCGTCGGCCTGGTGCTTTCGGAGCGCGTGCCTTTGTCGATGCAGGGGCAGCGCTTCGTCGAAACGCTGGAACAGTGCCTGAAAGAACTCTAG
- a CDS encoding 2-hydroxyacid dehydrogenase, protein MKLLLYVGGDATRTRMFLDAFTERLPDAHIRVWEAGDTAPADYALVWKPPVELLRARPGLKAVIYLAAGVEYLADLLRRNPGLLPANVALLRLEDAGMGRQMVEYAKYHVLRYFRRMHEYDLDRGKREWRKRPPEALSGFSVGVMGLGVLGRQVATDIAEMGFPVRGWSRSSKQIEGIRCHAGQGQLGDFLDGLRVLVNLLPLTPETEDILNRDCFDRMRAPGYLINIGRGHHLAEGDLLAAIQDGRIGGAALDVFRQEPLPTDHFFWSEPRINITPHIAAVTLNDEGIAQVVQKLRALQDGLPVSGHIDMARGY, encoded by the coding sequence ATGAAACTCCTACTGTATGTTGGCGGTGACGCGACACGGACGCGGATGTTCCTGGATGCATTTACCGAACGCCTGCCGGATGCGCATATTCGCGTATGGGAAGCTGGCGATACCGCGCCGGCCGACTACGCGCTGGTCTGGAAACCGCCCGTCGAACTGCTGCGCGCCCGCCCCGGCCTGAAGGCGGTGATCTATCTGGCGGCGGGCGTGGAATATCTGGCCGACCTGCTGCGGCGCAATCCCGGCCTGCTGCCCGCCAACGTGGCCTTGCTGCGACTGGAAGACGCCGGCATGGGCCGGCAGATGGTGGAGTATGCGAAGTACCATGTCCTGCGCTATTTCCGCCGCATGCACGAATACGACCTCGACCGCGGCAAACGGGAATGGCGCAAGCGCCCGCCCGAAGCGCTATCCGGGTTTTCCGTCGGTGTCATGGGCCTGGGCGTGCTGGGCCGGCAGGTCGCGACCGATATCGCGGAAATGGGCTTTCCGGTACGGGGCTGGAGCCGCTCGTCCAAACAGATCGAAGGCATACGATGCCATGCGGGCCAAGGGCAGCTGGGCGATTTCCTTGACGGCCTGCGCGTGCTGGTGAACCTGCTCCCGCTTACGCCGGAAACCGAGGACATACTCAATCGCGATTGCTTCGACCGCATGCGCGCTCCCGGCTATCTGATCAACATCGGGCGCGGCCACCACCTGGCCGAAGGCGATCTGCTCGCCGCCATCCAGGACGGTCGCATCGGCGGCGCGGCGCTGGACGTGTTCCGGCAGGAGCCGCTGCCAACCGACCATTTCTTCTGGAGCGAGCCTCGCATCAACATTACTCCGCACATTGCAGCCGTCACGCTGAACGATGAAGGGATAGCCCAGGTCGTACAGAAACTGCGCGCTCTGCAGGATGGACTGCCCGTGTCCGGCCACATCGATATGGCCCGCGGCTATTGA
- a CDS encoding amino acid ABC transporter ATP-binding protein, which translates to MTQDQRVAASGPAVQIDGLNKWYGKYHALRDVNLTVAPGETIVICGPSGSGKSTLIRCINGLERHHQGTILANGLAVGEDARTMREIRKNTGMVFQHFNLFPHLTVLQNCTLALTRVRRIARAEAEDIANALLERVRMGDHTRKYPSQLSGGQQQRVAIARSLCMKPRIMLFDEPTSALDPEMIKEVLDVMRTLANDGMTMICVTHEMGFAREVADRVVFMDGGAIVEEDTPESFFGSPKHERSQRFLAQLLH; encoded by the coding sequence ATGACACAAGATCAGCGCGTGGCAGCTTCGGGCCCCGCCGTGCAAATCGATGGCTTGAACAAGTGGTACGGCAAGTACCACGCATTGCGCGACGTCAACCTGACCGTGGCGCCGGGTGAGACCATCGTCATCTGCGGGCCTTCGGGGTCCGGCAAGTCGACGCTGATACGGTGCATCAATGGGCTGGAACGGCATCACCAGGGCACGATCCTGGCCAACGGGCTGGCGGTCGGCGAAGACGCCAGGACGATGCGCGAGATCCGCAAGAACACCGGCATGGTGTTCCAGCATTTCAATCTTTTCCCGCACCTGACGGTGCTGCAGAACTGCACGCTGGCGCTGACGCGGGTGCGACGCATTGCGCGAGCCGAAGCCGAGGATATCGCCAACGCCTTGCTGGAACGGGTGCGCATGGGCGATCACACGCGCAAATACCCCAGCCAGCTTTCGGGCGGCCAGCAACAGCGGGTCGCCATCGCGCGATCGCTATGCATGAAGCCGCGCATCATGCTTTTCGACGAACCGACTTCCGCCCTGGACCCGGAAATGATCAAGGAAGTCCTGGACGTCATGCGGACACTGGCCAACGATGGCATGACGATGATCTGCGTCACGCATGAAATGGGCTTCGCCCGCGAGGTGGCCGACCGCGTCGTCTTCATGGACGGCGGCGCGATCGTCGAAGAGGACACGCCGGAATCCTTCTTCGGTTCGCCGAAGCACGAACGCAGCCAGCGCTTCCTGGCCCAGCTGCTGCACTGA
- a CDS encoding amino acid ABC transporter permease — protein MFDAQFLIKAFPVILESLGTTLWITVASCILATVLGFALELLRRANKWFGFITDFIRSTPILVQIYFFYFVLPRFGITLPALVIGVFALGLYYSAYLAEVFKAGIDAIPRGQTEAAQSLGLSWADQVIRIIMPQMLRHVAAPMGNYFVSLLKATPYLAVIAVPEMLGAALELGSDSFRYAEPMVATEVIFLVLAIAIAQLVRLLELHMMRSAKR, from the coding sequence ATGTTTGATGCCCAATTCCTGATCAAGGCGTTCCCGGTCATCCTGGAATCGCTGGGAACGACGTTGTGGATCACGGTCGCTTCCTGCATCCTCGCCACGGTGCTGGGCTTCGCGCTGGAGCTCCTGCGTCGCGCCAACAAGTGGTTCGGCTTCATCACGGACTTCATCCGGTCCACGCCCATCCTGGTGCAGATCTATTTCTTCTATTTCGTTCTGCCCAGGTTCGGCATTACCTTGCCCGCGCTCGTCATCGGCGTATTCGCACTGGGGCTGTACTACTCGGCTTATCTGGCGGAAGTCTTCAAGGCGGGCATCGATGCGATACCGCGCGGCCAGACCGAGGCGGCGCAGAGCCTGGGCCTGTCCTGGGCGGACCAGGTGATCCGCATCATCATGCCGCAGATGCTGCGGCACGTGGCCGCGCCCATGGGCAACTACTTCGTGTCACTGCTGAAGGCCACGCCCTATCTGGCCGTGATCGCCGTGCCGGAAATGCTGGGGGCGGCGCTGGAGCTGGGTTCCGACAGCTTCCGCTACGCGGAACCCATGGTCGCCACCGAAGTCATTTTCCTGGTGCTGGCGATCGCTATCGCGCAGTTGGTGCGCCTGCTCGAACTTCACATGATGCGCTCGGCAAAGCGCTGA
- a CDS encoding amino acid ABC transporter permease, whose protein sequence is MDFFAILGNVWSGFGITASVVALALLYGIPFALVFGTLQHELTGWKRFVVTSIIEFWRSSPIIVLLFVFYYALPMIHIELSALAVGCMVLGLNIGGYGTQAVRAGLQALDPGQKEAGISLGLSPLENLLLIQLPQALRAGIPTYINLLIQLIKGTVLVSLLSLADMTFRAKEIAQVTFMPTTAYTALLLSYFVLCYPLTILGRYLERHHGMRERKQDV, encoded by the coding sequence ATGGATTTCTTCGCTATTCTCGGCAATGTCTGGAGCGGATTCGGCATCACGGCCAGCGTAGTGGCGCTGGCGTTGCTGTACGGAATTCCGTTCGCCCTGGTGTTCGGCACCTTGCAGCACGAGCTGACGGGCTGGAAGCGGTTCGTCGTCACCTCGATCATCGAGTTCTGGCGCAGCTCGCCGATCATCGTGCTGTTGTTCGTCTTCTACTACGCGCTGCCCATGATCCACATCGAGCTGAGCGCCCTGGCGGTGGGCTGCATGGTGCTGGGCCTGAACATCGGCGGCTACGGGACCCAGGCGGTGCGCGCCGGATTGCAGGCGCTGGATCCGGGGCAGAAGGAAGCCGGCATATCGCTGGGATTGTCGCCGCTGGAAAACCTGCTGCTGATACAGCTGCCGCAGGCGCTGCGTGCCGGCATCCCCACCTACATCAACCTGCTGATACAGCTGATCAAGGGTACGGTGCTGGTCTCGCTGTTGAGCCTGGCGGACATGACCTTCCGGGCGAAGGAAATCGCGCAAGTCACCTTCATGCCCACCACGGCATACACGGCCTTGCTGCTGTCGTACTTCGTCCTTTGTTATCCATTGACGATCCTGGGCCGCTACCTGGAAAGGCACCATGGCATGCGGGAGCGCAAGCAGGATGTTTGA
- the ehuB gene encoding ectoine/hydroxyectoine ABC transporter substrate-binding protein EhuB produces MKRIDLKKLAGMLAVTAAGLGATAASLAADTAPALDKDTLTVGIANNKPWAYRDTDGAYKGVNIDILRAVFEPLGVKHFNFTVGDFGSLIPGLASRRFDVVDSGVVITPQRCELVLFGDPELTSLDALLVLKGNPRKIHSFDDVVKNPALKIGGSRGGQQTKNAASAGVTGDQLQQFQNTESTVSALLANRVDGIVFTSGTANALLEGPNVGDKIERAKPFTGLIDAKTGKVVQSYIGAAFRKDSQPLRDAYNQQLAKLKASGAINKIAEKYGFSIEEKAPDGLTSSQICAAG; encoded by the coding sequence ATGAAACGCATCGATCTGAAGAAACTCGCCGGCATGCTGGCCGTGACCGCCGCGGGATTGGGCGCGACTGCGGCGAGCCTGGCGGCCGATACGGCGCCGGCCCTGGACAAGGATACGTTGACCGTCGGCATCGCCAACAACAAGCCCTGGGCCTATCGCGATACGGACGGCGCCTACAAGGGCGTGAACATCGACATCCTACGCGCCGTGTTCGAACCGCTGGGCGTCAAGCACTTCAACTTCACCGTCGGCGACTTCGGCTCGCTCATCCCGGGGCTGGCATCCCGGCGCTTCGACGTGGTCGATTCCGGCGTGGTGATCACGCCGCAGCGTTGCGAACTGGTGCTGTTCGGCGACCCGGAACTGACCAGCCTGGACGCCCTGCTGGTACTCAAGGGCAATCCACGCAAGATCCATAGCTTCGATGACGTGGTCAAGAATCCCGCGCTGAAGATCGGTGGCAGCCGCGGCGGCCAGCAGACCAAGAACGCCGCATCCGCGGGCGTGACGGGCGACCAGCTTCAACAGTTCCAGAACACCGAGTCCACCGTCTCGGCCCTGCTGGCGAATCGGGTCGATGGCATCGTGTTCACCTCCGGCACCGCCAACGCCCTGCTGGAAGGCCCGAACGTGGGCGACAAGATCGAGCGCGCCAAGCCGTTCACCGGATTGATCGACGCGAAGACCGGCAAGGTCGTGCAATCCTATATCGGCGCGGCCTTCCGCAAGGACAGCCAGCCGCTGCGCGACGCCTACAACCAGCAACTGGCCAAGCTGAAAGCCAGCGGCGCCATCAACAAGATCGCCGAAAAATATGGCTTCAGCATCGAAGAGAAGGCTCCCGACGGGCTGACCAGCAGCCAGATCTGCGCCGCCGGCTGA